A genomic region of Alligator mississippiensis isolate rAllMis1 chromosome 4, rAllMis1, whole genome shotgun sequence contains the following coding sequences:
- the LOC132250424 gene encoding uncharacterized protein LOC132250424 — protein sequence MSSWEAIVCGKEENQRKCRTFKTGGKTYKSVPKGKTRIAETAWQSALEILRDALKKKDRVLMETPQDLISCDSEQPSFWMERYAVVTEKRVRDLISVLEEVKFMEDLSKKNAYAYVYPKSRDKTIYLCPLFWAAPRHLDKDSQPGTLIHEASHFLGTRDITYEPFSFYVTCRGVMVKNNSTDPDSPKFLPLVTAVLNANNIAFEFELTLRHRGDYKEGRYSCCGETARNSVCESAVPDKFFASPSNQRELKRMSIPEILRGKLLPARDRLQQHVAALRTIADTMDAAHRGMKKANIIGGIFSIVGGITTIMGLSLASVTFGTSLVFTGLGVSLAGGLTGAAATRSNISQSQDKKEEFNGLLDRCEAEVQRIKQYMEYISVRVQTAKEAVNKTDRLFAIPQIGAAAGRVMEMVKAGQLLGKAGHITQLVGTATSTMTGVTLGLDVFFVAKNAIELLKGTKTDLAAKIREAVTKLEQVIEQVNNMNKTLTE from the exons ATGAGCTCCTGGGAAGCCATCGTGTGCGGCAAGGAAGAAAACCAAAGGAAATGCCGCACTTTTAAAACAGGTGGCAAAACATACAAGTCAGTCCCCAAAGGCAAGACAAGAATCGCAGAAACAGCATGGCAGAGCGCGCTGGAGATCCTGAGAGACGCCCTGAAGAAGAAGGACCGTGTGCTCATGGAGACGCCCCAGGACCTGATTTCCTGCGACTCCGAACAGCCCTCATTCTGGATGGAGCGCTACGCGGTCGTGACGGAGAAGCGGGTGAGAGACCTCATCTCAGTGCTGGAGGAAGTCAAGTTCATGGAGGATCTTTCCAAGAAGAACGCATATGCATATGTTTATCCAAAATCTAGAGACAAAACCATTTATTTGTGCCCGCTCTTCTGGGCGGCTCCGAGGCACCTTGATAAAGATTCCCAGCCGGGGACTTTAATCCACGAGGCCTCGCACTTCCTGGGCACGCGCGACATCACCTACGAGCCATTTAGCTTCTATGTTACCTGCAGGGGAGTGATGGTGAAAAACAACTCGACAGACCCAGATAGTCCAAAATTTCTTCCTCTGGTGACTGCAGTGTTAAATGCCAACAACATCGCGTTTGAGTTTGAACTGACCCTGCGGCACCGCGGAGACTACAAGGAGGGCAGATACTCCTGCTGCGGGGAGACGGCGAGGAACTCCGTCTGCGAGAGCGCCGTGCCTGACAAGTTCTTTGCTTCTCCGAGCAACCAGAG AGAATTAAAAAGGATGAGCATTCCTGAAATActgaggggaaagctgctgcCGGCCCGGGACAGACTGCAGCAGCATGTAGCAGCGCTTCGGACAATTGCTGACACCATGGATGCGGCGCACAGAGGAATGAAGAAAGCAAATATTATTGGAGGCATTTTCAGCATTGTGGGTGGGATCACCACCATCATGGGGCTCTCCCTCGCCTCCGTGACCTTCGGAACATCGCTGGTTTTCACGGGGCTCGGTGTCTCCTTGGCAGGTGGCCTGACTggtgcagcagcaaccagaagcaACATATCGCAGAGCCAAGACAAGAAGGAAGAGTTCAACGGGCTCCTGGACCGGTGCGAGGCTGAGGTGCAGCGAATCAAGCAGTACATGGAGTACATCTCAGTCCGGGTGCAAACGGCCAAAGAAGCTGTCAACAAGACTGATCGGCTGTTTGCAATCCCACAGAtcggggcagcagcagggcgtgTTATGGAGATGGTCAAAGCTGGACAGTTGCTGGGTAAAGCCGGCCACATCACACAATTAGTGGGAactgccacaagcaccatgaCAGGCGTCACACTGGGCCTGGATGTCTTCTTTGTAGCCAAGAATGCCATAGAGCTCCTGAAAGGCACCAAAACAGACCTGGCAGCCAAGATCCGAGAGGCCGTCACTAAACTTGAGCAAGTGATTGAGCAAGTCAACAACATGAACAAGACGCTGACTGAATGA